Part of the Caldanaerobius fijiensis DSM 17918 genome is shown below.
GCCGGAGGCTTAATACGAATATTCTCTGGTACTTTAAAGCAATTTAAAAATTTTAAAAGGAGGAGTTTTTATGAAAATAGAAGTTTTGAAAGAGGAATTAATGGATGTGTTGGAGGCCGTCGGAACGACGGTTGCGCAAAAAAGCACGCTTCCAGTATTGCAGGCGGTTTTGCTGGAAGCTGAAGACGGCAAGCTGACGATATACGGCATAGACGGTACGGCATCGGCAAGGGGTACTGTCTATGTCGAACAGGAAAAAGCCGGTGTTACCTGCATCAACTACGTTCTGTTTAAGGATGTAGTTAAAAGCTTACCGAACAATAACATAACAATTGAAACAGATGAACATTCCTGCAAGTTCAGCTGCAATAATGCCACTTTTGAACTTGTCACATACAATCCGCAGGACTTCCCAAAACCGTTCGGTCAGACTACTCAAACGTCCCTGCAGGTAAACCAGCAGGAATTCAAAGCAACCGTGAGCAAAGTGCTGCCGTTCGTCGCTCCGGTGGAAGGCACCATGCCTGCGCTAACCGGTGTGAACTTTGAAATAGAGGACGGCAGAATGACGCTGGTTGGCTGTGATGGATACAGAATAGCAGTAACCACGATAAAAGGAATATGCGAAGACGAAATAAAAACTTCATTCGTACTGCCTGCAAAGTACGTGAAGGAAATAGCAAGATTGTGCAGTGCGGATGAAGACGAACTTCAGATATGCATACCATCCTCTGGAAATACAGTTTCGTTTGAACTGCCCAACGTGGTAATCAATATACAAAGAATTGCAGGGAATTATCCAAACTGGAAGAAGATTATACCGGCGGAATTCGGCGCAACCGTGCGGGTGAACAAGGATGACCTGTACGGAGCGTTGGAAAGAGCTTCGCTGGTGTTCGATGATGCAAGAGAAAGAAAGACGGTGCTGAATATAAAAAACAATCAAATTTTAATAACAGCTCAATCGGATACCAGCAAGGTAGAAGAAAGTATTTCAGCAA
Proteins encoded:
- the dnaN gene encoding DNA polymerase III subunit beta produces the protein MKIEVLKEELMDVLEAVGTTVAQKSTLPVLQAVLLEAEDGKLTIYGIDGTASARGTVYVEQEKAGVTCINYVLFKDVVKSLPNNNITIETDEHSCKFSCNNATFELVTYNPQDFPKPFGQTTQTSLQVNQQEFKATVSKVLPFVAPVEGTMPALTGVNFEIEDGRMTLVGCDGYRIAVTTIKGICEDEIKTSFVLPAKYVKEIARLCSADEDELQICIPSSGNTVSFELPNVVINIQRIAGNYPNWKKIIPAEFGATVRVNKDDLYGALERASLVFDDARERKTVLNIKNNQILITAQSDTSKVEESISAKADAEFRVGFNTRYLIDVLKQIESENIALKFVKADPISPVYVKDDNFAAFVLPIKLKEEQKTTAA